A window from Canis lupus familiaris isolate Mischka breed German Shepherd chromosome 18, alternate assembly UU_Cfam_GSD_1.0, whole genome shotgun sequence encodes these proteins:
- the RAPSN gene encoding 43 kDa receptor-associated protein of the synapse: MGQDQTKQQIEKGLQLYQSNQTEKALHVWMKVLEKSADLVGRFRVLGCLVTAHSEMGRYKEMLKFAVVQIDTARELEDADFLLESYLNLARSNEKLCEFHKTISYCKTCVGLPGTRAGAQLGGQVSLSMGNAFLGLSLFQKALESFEKALRYAHNNDDTMLECRVCCSLGSFYAQVKDYEKALFFPCKAAELVSDYGKGWSLKYRAMSQYHMAVAYRLLGHLGSAMECCEESMKIALQHGDRPLQALCLLCFADIHRSRGDLETAFPRYDSAMSIMTEIGNRLGQVQVLLGVAKCWIARKALDKALDVIEKAQDLAEEVGNKLSQLKLHCLSESIYRSKGLQRELRAHVVRFHECVEETELYCGLCGESIGERNSRLQALPCSHIFHLRCLQNNGTRSCPNCRRSSMKPGFV; this comes from the exons ATGGGGCAGGACCAGACGAAGCAGCAGATCGAGAAGGGGCTCCAGCTGTACCAGTCCAACCAGACCGAGAAGGCGCTGCACGTGTGGATGAAGGTGCTGGAGAAGAGCGCCGACCTCGTGGGGCGCTTCCGCGTGCTGGGCTGCCTGGTGACGGCGCACTCGGAGATGGGCCGCTACAAGGAGATGCTGAAG TTCGCTGTGGTGCAGATCGACACGGCTCGGGAGCTGGAGGATGCCGACTTCCTTCTGGAGAGCTACCTGAACCTGGCACGCAGCAACGAGAAGCTGTGTGAGTTCCACAAGACCATCTCCTACTGCAAGACTTGCGTCGGCCTGCCCGGCACCAGGGCGGGCGCCCAGCTCGGAGGCCAGGTCAGCCTGAGCATGGGCAAtgccttcctgggcctcagcctcTTCCAGAAGGCGCTGGAGAGCTTCGAGAAGGCCCTGCGCTATGCCCACAACAATGACGACACCATGCTCGAGTGCCGCGTCTGCTGCAGCCTGGGCAGCTTCTATGCCCAGGTCAAG GACTACGAGAAAGCCCTGTTCTTCCCCTGCAAGGCCGCAGAGCTCGTTAGCGACTACGGCAAAGGCTGGAGCCTCAAGTACCGGGCCATGAGCCAGTACCACATGGCTGTGGCGTACCgcctgctgggccacctgggcagTGCCATGGAGTGTTgtgag GAATCTATGAAGATTGCACTGCAGCACGGGGACCGGCCACTCCAGGCACTCTGCCTGCTGTGCTTTGCTGACATCCACCGGAGCCGTGGGGACCTGGAG ACAGCCTTCCCCAGGTACGACTCTGCCATGAGCATCATGACTGAGATTGGAAACCgcctggggcaggtgcaggtgctgcTGGGAGTGGCCAAATGCTGGATAGCCAGGAAAGCACTGGACAAG GCTCTGGATGTCATCGAGAAAGCCCAGGACCTGGCGGAGGAAGTGGGGAACAAG CTAAGCCAGCTCAAGCTGCACTGCCTGAGTGAGAGCATCTACCGCAGCAAGGGGCTGCAGCGGGAGCTGCGTGCCCATGTCGTGCGCTTCCATGAGTGTGTGGAGGAGACTGAGCTCTACTGCGGGCTGTGTGGCGAGTCCATAGGTGAGAGGAACAGCCGgctgcaggccctgccctgctCGCACATCTTCCACCTCAG GTGCCTGCAGAACAACGGGACGCGGAGCTGCCCCAACTGCCGCCGCTCATCCATGAAGCCTGGCTTTGTGTGA